A genomic stretch from Arenicella xantha includes:
- a CDS encoding transposase, whose amino-acid sequence MTQPRGTLVSATDTPYYHCVSRCVQRAFLCGYDQHTETDYEHRRQWLESKLHHVATVFSIKLCAYAVMSNHYHVVVHLRPDDAAHWSNREVVQRWHTLFRGTYLSQCYKTEIRYYPRKLRCFIVTSKHGVSAYQACHGS is encoded by the coding sequence ATGACTCAACCACGCGGCACGCTCGTGTCGGCTACCGACACGCCCTATTACCATTGCGTTTCACGGTGCGTTCAACGGGCCTTTTTATGTGGCTACGACCAACACACTGAGACCGATTACGAACATCGTCGACAATGGCTAGAGTCCAAACTGCATCATGTTGCGACCGTGTTTTCGATCAAGCTATGTGCGTATGCCGTGATGAGCAACCACTACCATGTGGTCGTACATCTTCGGCCAGACGACGCCGCGCACTGGAGTAACCGCGAGGTGGTTCAACGCTGGCATACGCTCTTTAGAGGAACCTACTTATCGCAATGCTATAAAACAGAGATACGCTACTACCCGCGCAAACTGCGGTGCTTTATCGTGACATCGAAACATGGCGTGAGCGCTTATCAAGCCTGTCATGGTTCATGA
- a CDS encoding transposase: protein MTQPRSTLVSPTDTPYYHCVSRCVRRAFLCGYDQHTETDYEHRRQWLEAKLQHVATVFSIKLCAYAVMSNHYHVVVHLRPDDAA, encoded by the coding sequence ATGACTCAACCACGCAGCACGCTCGTGTCGCCTACCGACACGCCCTATTACCATTGCGTTTCACGGTGCGTTCGACGGGCCTTTTTATGCGGCTACGACCAACACACTGAGACCGATTACGAACATCGTCGGCAATGGCTAGAGGCCAAATTGCAACATGTCGCGACCGTCTTTTCGATCAAGCTTTGTGCGTATGCCGTCATGAGTAATCACTATCATGTGGTAGTGCATTTGCGACCAGACGATGCCGCGTAA